The genomic window GACTCCGGGAAGTTTGAAGCAAAAGGCACGCAAGTATCGAACATAGAGCAAACAGAATACTGCGCGGTTTGCTGCGTGTGATACCAGGTTTCCAGACGGTGCTCTTACAAATATTGAACATCTCCatttcgctcgcatttcaatacttttgtttttaaaacagcTTGTGCAAACATGGTATGTCGTAGGaaaccatgtagtattctctttTAATTAAACTTTTCTCTGAGCAAGGTAAGTAATCCCTGTCCGTAAGTTGAGCTGCCTGTGTGAGCAGTGCACGACGACAATGTCGGCCAGGTTAATCACTCTTCTTTTGATCTTTCCCGCAAGGCCTTTGCCTCTACCTGAAGATTTTCTGTCAAGCAACCCCGTCTTTGCTAAGTCGGTAAGGAAATGAATAATGGAgttgtgtgtcagcattatggCGGAAGATATGAAAATCAATGGAAGGAAGCGGACCCATGGgatgagagagatggatggttTAAATCTCCAGACACTGATCCCTTCTCCAAGCATCGCTAATTGAAGGCGTGTTTGCAGTACGCTTCACCGTCACGAGTCTCCAGTCACACGCGGGGACCGAGACACACAAAGGGGAGACCATTTTTAATTCAATCACTTTGCCAGCTATAGAGACTCCCATTGCCAGCAGCCTATTGTTCCTGACACTGATTTTTAAGCATGAGTGACAGAAGAAGGAGAATAAGACAATTTGctcaccaccccccaccccccccccccccgcccacctTTTCCACTTAATGTACCACTGTCGTTATTTATTTTGAAGTTCTTTTAAAATTTCTGGTCTTATCTAATAAGACTGGAGACACATCTTATTACAAAGTAAGTTTGATAAACAAAATGTATCCTTTTGAACAGTTGGACAGCTGGGTTGCAAAAAACATTTTCAATGATCTCTTGTTGTCACATCTCGTGGTGCACGCGAGACCTCGACTTTCTGGAGCTCGCCTCTTACAAGAGTGAAACCCGTAGAGGACATGAGGACAGGAGGACAGGAGGACAGGAGGACATGAGGACAGGAGGACAGGAGGACAGGAGGACAGGAGGACAGGAGGACATGAGGACATGAGGACATGAGGACAGGAGGACAGGAGGACAGGAGGACAGGAGGACATGAGGACAGGAGGACATGAGGACATGAGGACAGGAGGACAGGAGGACAGGAGGACAGGAGGACAGGAGGACATGAGGACATGAGGACATGAGGACAGGAGGACAGGAGGACAGGAGGACAGGAGGACAGGAGGACAGGAGGACAGGAGGACAGGAGGACATGAGGACAGGAGGACAGGAGGACATGAGGACAGGAGGACAGGAGGACAGGAGGACAGGAGGACATGAGGACATGAGGACAGGAGGACAGGAGGACAGGAGGACAGGAGGACATGAGGACATGAGGACAGGAGGACAGGAGGACAGGAGGACAGGAGGACATGAGGACATGAGGACATGAGGACAGGAGGACAGGAGGACATGAGGACAGGAGGACAGGAGGACATGAGGACAGGAGGACATGAGGACATGAGGACAGGAGGACATGAGGACAGGAGGACAGGAGGACAGGAGGACAGGAGGACAGGAGGACAGGAGGACAGGAGGACAGGAGGACATGAGGACATGAGGACATGAGGACATGAGGACAGGAGGACATGAGGACAGGAGGACATGAGGA from Littorina saxatilis isolate snail1 linkage group LG4, US_GU_Lsax_2.0, whole genome shotgun sequence includes these protein-coding regions:
- the LOC138963714 gene encoding uncharacterized protein encodes the protein MSSCPPVLLSSCPPVLLSSCPPVLLSSCPPVLMSSCPHVLLSSCPPVLLSSCPHVLLSSCPPVLMSSCPHVLLSSCPPVLMSSCPHVLMSSCPPVLLSSCPPVLLSSCPPVLMSSCPHVLMSSCPHVLLSSCPHVLLSSCPHVLMSSCPPVLLSSCPPVLMSSCPPVLLSSCPPVLMSSCPPVLLSSCPPVLMSSCPPVLMSSCPPVLLSSCPPVLLSSCPPVLMSSCPHVLLSSCPPVLLSSCPHVLMSSCPHVLLSSCPPVLLSSCPHVLMSSCPPVLLSSCPPVLMSSCPPVLLSSCPLRVSLL